In the Burkholderia contaminans genome, ATGCGTGACCTCGACGGTTTTTCGCGGCCGCTGCAGAACTGGCTGAACGAGCACGCGTGGGGCAGCACGTGGCAGCGGGGCGGGATCGACCTGAAGACGCGCAGTTTGTGCACTTGCGCGATGCTGGCGGCGCTTGGCCGCAGCACGGAACTGAAGGGTCACGTTCGCGGTGCGCTCAACAACGGCGCGAGCCTCGTCGAGATCCGCGAGGTGTTGCTGCACAGCGCGCTGTACGCGGGCGCGCCGGCCGCGGTCGAGGCGTTCCGCAGCGCGCGGGAGGTGATCTCGGATCTCGGGCTGTCGCTGCCCGACGACGAAGCCTGATTCCGCCACAGCGCCGGCGGCACGGCACGGAATCAGGCTCTGCTACACGGTTTCGGCTTATGCGATGCGTGCCGACGGCGCGGCAACCTCGGCCGGCGCAGCGGCGACTTCGAGCAACCAGTCGGCGGTGGCCTCCGGAATCGTGACCGGCAGCATGTGCCCGCCCTCGACGACCTTCAGCCGCACGCGCGCCGATTTCTTCGCGAGCGCTTCGCCGTGCTCGCGCCAGTTCAGGATCGGATCGGCACGGCCGTACAGCACGTCGACCGGCAGCGCGAGGTCAGGGTAGCGGCGTTCCATCGCGGGCAGGTCGACCGGTGCCGACAGCAGGTCGGTCGCCGTTGCGTAAAACACGTGCGGGCGCATCCCGAGCAGTCCACCCCCCTTTACCGGGAAGTCGCGCGGCACGTCTTCCGGCGCGAACACCTGGCGCACGGCCTTGCGGCCGGTCAGGATCGTCAGCGGAATCGCGAAGGTCCACGACACGAAGCGGCGCACCAGCGGCGACGGCAGCATCAGCGGCTTGAACGGCGCCGGCGGCTCGCTCTGCTCGTGCGACAGCGGCGCGATCAGCGCGAGGCGGCTCACGCGGTCCGCATGATTGAGGCCGACCGCGAGCGCGATCGCGCCGCCGAGCGAGTGGCCGACCAGCACCGGCTTGTCGAGCTGCAGCGCGTCGATGAACGCGGCGACCGTGCGGGCCTGCGCGAACACGTTCGCCTGCGAACCCGCGCCGCGCAGCGAGCGGCCGGCACCCGGCCGGTCGATGAGGATCACGCGATGCTGCTGCGCGAGCCGCGCGAGCGGCAGGTACGCGAAATTGCGCAGTTGCCCCGCGAGCCCGTGGACGAACACGATCGGCGGCCCGTTGCCGTATTCGACGTAGTGGATGCGGTCGCCGCCGATGTCGACGAAGCGCCCTTCGGGCGGAAACGCGCGCGTCACGCGGCGGGCCACGTAGCCGGTAAACAGCGCGAGCGCGGCGAGCACCGCGACGACGCCGAGCAGCACGTTCTGGATCAGATGGAGCGTATGGGTCATGTCGGCCTCAACGGGTTTCGAGTGCGGGTTCGGCAACCGGCGACGTCGCGGCCGGCCCGGTTTTCGCGCGGCGTTCGAACTGCATCGCCGAATCGGCGAGTCCGCTGAACTTCAGCGATGCGAGATCGAGCACGTAGTTCTGATGGAATTTCCACGGCTTGCTGTGCCCCTGCTTCGGCAGGATGCCGGCCGCGCGCTGGATGTAGCCCGAGCTCAGGTTGACGGCCGGCACGTTGCCGAGGTCGCCGGTGCCTAGCCGCGGCACGCACGTGTCGTAGCCGTTCGCGCGCATGTGGTTGAGCAGCCGGCACACGTAGCGCGCGATCAGCTCGGCCTTCAGCGTCCACGACGCATTCGTGTAGCCGAACGACGACGCGAGGTTCGGCACGTCGCTGTACATCATGCCCTTGTACGACACGGTGTCCGGCAGGTTGACCGCGCGCCCGTCGACGGTGACGCGCGCGCCGCCGAGCATCTTCACCTTCAGACCGGTCGCGGTGACGATCACGTCCGCGTCGAGCTGCTGGCCGCTCTTCAGCTTGAGGCCGGTCGGCGTGAAGCGCTCGATCTCGTCGGTGACGATCGACGCGCGGCCCGAGCGGATCGCCTTGAACAGGTCGCCGTTCGGCACGAGGCACACGCGCTGGTCCCACGGCATGTAGCGCGGCGTCAGGTGCTTCGCGACGTCGAAGCCGGGGCCGACCTGCTTGCTGGCCGCGCGGATAATGAACTGCTTCGTCCGGTCGGGCTTGCGGCGCGACACGTTGTACAGGTACATCGTCAGCAGTACGTTCTTCACGCGCACGAGCCGGTGCGCGAGCCGCGACGGCAGCACGCGGCGCAACGCGTTCGCGATCCTGTCGCGCGCGGGCAGCGACACGATGTAGGTCGGCGAGCGCTGCAGCATCGTCACGTGCTGCGCATCGGCCGCCATCGACGGCACGAGCGTGACGGCCGTCGCGCCGCTGCCGATCACGACCACGCGCCGGTTCGCGTACGACAGGTCCTTCGGCCAGTGCTGCGGATGCACGAGCTTGCCTTCGAACGTGTCCATCCCGGCCCAGTCGGGCAGGTAGCCGGCGTCGTAGTCGTAATAGCCGCTGCACATGAACAGGAAGCGGCAGGTGTAGACGAGCGAGTCGGTCGCACCGTTTCGCGTGCGCTCGATGCGTACCGTCCAGCGCGCGCGGTTCGAGTCCCAGTCGGCTGCCACCACCTTCTGGCCGTAGCGGATCGTCTTGTCGATGCCGTACGCGCGTGCGGTATCGCGGATGTAGTCGAGGATCGTCTGGCCGTCCGAGATCGCCTTGTCGCTGTGCCACGGCCGGAAGCTGTAGCCGAGCGTGAACATGTCGGAATCCGAACGGACGCCCGGATAGCGGAACAGATCCCAGGTGCCGCCGATCGCGTCGCGCGCCTCGACGATCGCGACGCTCGCATACGGGCAGCGCTGCTTCAGGTGATAGGCCGCACCGATGCCGGACAGGCCGGCGCCGACGATCAGCACGTCGAGGTCGTAACTGTCGCCACGGGCGTCGGGGGCGGGCGGCGCGTCGCGCCGGTCGGTCGTCGTCGAGGTCATGCGGGGTCCTTGGTCGGCGTGGTCGGGAGCGCGGCCGGGGCATGCGCGCGTTCTCCCACTGGGACTTCCTTCGGTCGGAGGTTGCGTGCCCGGGCGCGGCGTACGTGGCGCAGCATCAGCCACTGGTAGCCGGCGCCGAGCACGCGCGCGATCCGGTCGAGCCGGCGCGCATCGGCGCCCACGAGCACGCGGCGCGCATTGCGCTCGACACCCGCGAGGATCTGCCGCGCGGCGTCGTCGGCCGTCGTCGCGTTGATCAGGCGGTTGGCCTGGCGGCGATGGGTCGCTTCGTCCTGGCCGGTGAGCGCATGGATGCTGGTATCGACGCGGCCTGCGTCGACGATATTCGTCGCGACGCCGCCCGGATGCACGCAGGTCGCGCTCACCGGCGCACCGTCGAGTTCGAGCTCCATCCGCAGCGCCTCGGTAAAGCCGCGCACCGCGAACTTGGTCGCGTTGTACGCGCTTTGGGTGGGCATCGCGACGAGGCCGAACAGGCTCGACGTGTTGACGATGTGCCCGTCGCCCGACGCGCGCAGATGCGGCAGGAACGCCTGCGTGCCGTGCACGACGCCCCAGAAATTGATGCCGACGATCCATTCGAGATCGGCGATGCGCGCGGTCTCGGCGCTGGCGGCCAGCGACACGCCCGCGTTGTTGAAGACCAGGTTGACCTTGCCGTGCTCGGCCCGCACGAAATCGGCCCACGCGAACACCGCATCGCGGTCGGCGACGTCGAGCCGCCGCGTGCTCACGCGCACGCCGTGCTGCGCGCAGGCGGCCGCCGTGCCGGCGAGCCCGACGTCGTTGACGTCGGCGAGTGCGACCTCGCAGCCGCGCCGCGCGAGCTCGACCGCGAGGCTGCGGCCCATGCCCGAACCGGCGCCCGTGATCGCGGCAACCTTGCCGGAAAACCCCTTCATCCGTCGTTCCTCCCGTTCCGCTTGCGCTGTACCGGCGGCGCATCTATTGTGGTGTTGTTCGTCACCACTTTAGTTTTCGGGTGTCCTGATGTCAAATAGCGGAATGGAGAAAGCACTCGAAACGGAAAAAACGGAAAAAAGGGGCCGGTCGTATGGTGGCGTGGCGCCCGAGGTGCGGGCCGCGGAGCGGCGCGACGCACTGATTCGCGCGGCGACGCGCGTGTTCGGCACGGTCGGATTCCGTAAGGCGACCGTGCGGTCGATCTGCCAGGAAGCGAAGCTGAACGATCGCTATTTCTATGCGGCGTTCGACAGCACCGAGGATTTGCTGCGCTGCACCTACCTGCATCATGCGCAGCAGCTGCACGAAGCGGTCGCGCGGGCGGTGGCCGAGCGCGGCGGCGA is a window encoding:
- a CDS encoding carboxymuconolactone decarboxylase family protein yields the protein MSEQDREYGKARRIDVMGEAFVERAMRDLDGFSRPLQNWLNEHAWGSTWQRGGIDLKTRSLCTCAMLAALGRSTELKGHVRGALNNGASLVEIREVLLHSALYAGAPAAVEAFRSAREVISDLGLSLPDDEA
- a CDS encoding alpha/beta fold hydrolase, which encodes MTHTLHLIQNVLLGVVAVLAALALFTGYVARRVTRAFPPEGRFVDIGGDRIHYVEYGNGPPIVFVHGLAGQLRNFAYLPLARLAQQHRVILIDRPGAGRSLRGAGSQANVFAQARTVAAFIDALQLDKPVLVGHSLGGAIALAVGLNHADRVSRLALIAPLSHEQSEPPAPFKPLMLPSPLVRRFVSWTFAIPLTILTGRKAVRQVFAPEDVPRDFPVKGGGLLGMRPHVFYATATDLLSAPVDLPAMERRYPDLALPVDVLYGRADPILNWREHGEALAKKSARVRLKVVEGGHMLPVTIPEATADWLLEVAAAPAEVAAPSARIA
- a CDS encoding flavin-containing monooxygenase is translated as MTSTTTDRRDAPPAPDARGDSYDLDVLIVGAGLSGIGAAYHLKQRCPYASVAIVEARDAIGGTWDLFRYPGVRSDSDMFTLGYSFRPWHSDKAISDGQTILDYIRDTARAYGIDKTIRYGQKVVAADWDSNRARWTVRIERTRNGATDSLVYTCRFLFMCSGYYDYDAGYLPDWAGMDTFEGKLVHPQHWPKDLSYANRRVVVIGSGATAVTLVPSMAADAQHVTMLQRSPTYIVSLPARDRIANALRRVLPSRLAHRLVRVKNVLLTMYLYNVSRRKPDRTKQFIIRAASKQVGPGFDVAKHLTPRYMPWDQRVCLVPNGDLFKAIRSGRASIVTDEIERFTPTGLKLKSGQQLDADVIVTATGLKVKMLGGARVTVDGRAVNLPDTVSYKGMMYSDVPNLASSFGYTNASWTLKAELIARYVCRLLNHMRANGYDTCVPRLGTGDLGNVPAVNLSSGYIQRAAGILPKQGHSKPWKFHQNYVLDLASLKFSGLADSAMQFERRAKTGPAATSPVAEPALETR
- a CDS encoding SDR family NAD(P)-dependent oxidoreductase; the encoded protein is MKGFSGKVAAITGAGSGMGRSLAVELARRGCEVALADVNDVGLAGTAAACAQHGVRVSTRRLDVADRDAVFAWADFVRAEHGKVNLVFNNAGVSLAASAETARIADLEWIVGINFWGVVHGTQAFLPHLRASGDGHIVNTSSLFGLVAMPTQSAYNATKFAVRGFTEALRMELELDGAPVSATCVHPGGVATNIVDAGRVDTSIHALTGQDEATHRRQANRLINATTADDAARQILAGVERNARRVLVGADARRLDRIARVLGAGYQWLMLRHVRRARARNLRPKEVPVGERAHAPAALPTTPTKDPA